A DNA window from Plodia interpunctella isolate USDA-ARS_2022_Savannah chromosome 12, ilPloInte3.2, whole genome shotgun sequence contains the following coding sequences:
- the LOC128674045 gene encoding uncharacterized protein LOC128674045 — translation MILLVLLIFKAANAEIQNKDLQFLNELPLDKLLKLKDSLQEFVTDNMENIENTTSITPTYLQAFGAQALAMKAPIKRTDYEDSVWKKESKISNIFSMSVTTLAFLAFGGYLLCLIVQAVKAKEQYASAAGSQTTLVVNSAIKKKPHIQSQFQPQFASYGRRKRDNRQHRKLENIDLTPDQLFSALLQLCEGYAKWSEGIDGV, via the coding sequence ATGATTCTCCTTGTCTTACTTATTTTCAAGGCTGCAAACGCcgaaatacaaaacaaagacCTTCAATTCCTCAACGAATTGCCTTTAGACAAGTTGTTGAAGTTAAAGGATTCCTTACAAGAGTTCGTGACTGACAACATGGAGAATATAGAAAATACAACATCAATAACACCTACTTATTTGCAGGCGTTTGGCGCTCAAGCTTTAGCGATGAAGGCGCCTATAAAAAGGACAGATTATGAAGACTCCGTTTGGAAGAAGGAATCAAAgataagcaatattttttcgatGTCTGTGACAACACTGGCCTTTTTGGCTTTCGGTGGTTATTTGTTGTGTTTGATAGTCCAAGCTGTGAAAGCGAAAGAACAGTACGCGTCCGCAGCTGGCTCCCAGACTACATTGGTGGTCAATTCTGCGATAAAGAAGAAGCCTCACATACAGTCACAGTTTCAGCCGCAGTTCGCGTCGTACGGGAGGAGGAAGAGGGACAACCGACAACACAGGAAGTTGGAGAACATAGATCTCACTCCAGATCAGCTGTTCAGTGCGTTGTTGCAGTTATGTGAAGGTTACGCCAAGTGGAGTGAGGGCATTGATGGTGTTTAA